The Notoacmeibacter ruber DNA segment ATAGTACAGGTCGAATTCCGTGATCTTGTGGTTTGTGGCATAGGCCGCGTTGTAGTCGGCAATGATCGCTTGCAGCGCCTTCTTCTTGGCGTCCGGGTCTTTCTTGTAATCTTCTTTTTCCTGCTCCAAATCCTCCTGGATTTGCTTGATATTAGGATCGCCTTCGGCGGGCGGCGAGAACACCGCTGCGATCTTCAGCGGCACATAGTCAGGGTGATCTGCCTTGATCTTCTTTTGCAGTTTTTTGAACTCGTCCACATACTCAATCGCGTCATTGATAGATGCTGTCGCAAACAGGGCATTGAAGCGACGGTTGGCCGTCGCCGCGTCATGCTTGTCAATGATCGCTTGTGCAATCGCCTGCTTCGTCAATGCCTGGCCCGGCTTGCCCGCCGCGCCCTTCGGCTCGAAATAATCGACATGGAAGCGCAGGACATTCCTGTCCTCGATGGCATTCGTGATCGTGTAGGCGTGCAACTCCTGCTGGAACAGGTCCTCCGTCGTGCGCATCGAACCCATATCACCTTCGAATTGCTTGACGCTCGCGTTCTGTTCGAAAATCGGTGTTCCGGTGAACCCGAACAGCTGGGCGTTCGGGAAGAATTCCTTGATGGACTTGTGGGTCTCACCAAACTGCGAGCGGTGGCATTCGTCGAAGATGACAACCATGCGCTTATCGCGAATGGGCTCCAGCCGCTGCTTGTAGGTCTCTTGGCCACGCGCAATCTTGCGCTTGTTGTGCTTGCTGCTCTCATCGAGGGCAAGGCCGAGTTTCTGGATGGTCGTGACGATGACCTTATCGGCGTAATCATCCGACTGGAGCCGCCGGACGAGTGAGGCCGTATTGGTGTTCTCCTCGACGCAGTTTTCCTGAAAGCGATTGAACTCTTCACGCGTCTGCCGGTCGAGGTCTTTGCGGTCCACAACGAACAAGCACTTGTGGATGCTCTCGTTCGATTTGAGAAGCGTTGACGCCTTGAACGACGTAAGTGTCTTGCCCGAACCGGTTGTGTGCCAGATATAGCCGTTGCCGCTGTTCTGATTGATGCAATCGACAATCGCCTTGACCGCATAGATTTGATACGGGCGCATCATCATCAGCTTCTGCTCGCTGGCGATGAGCACCATATAGCGGCTGATCATCTGGGCGAGTGTGCATTTCGCCAGGAACTTGTCGGCGAAGTCCTCCAAGTGATTGATCTTGGTGTTGTCTTTCTCTGCGAACTGGTAGATCGGCAGGAACCGCTCATCCGCATCAAATGCGAAATGACGGGCATTGTTGTTGGCGAAGTACCAGGTCTCCGTTCGGTTGCTGACGATGAACAGTTGCACAAAGCTGAGGAGTGTCCGCGAGTATCCGTTGCCCGGATCATTCTTGTAATCGACAATCTGCTCCATCGCCCGGCGCGGACTGATGCCGAGATTTTTCAATTCAATCTGAACGACAGGCACACCGTTGATCAGGATCATCACGTCGTAGCGGTGATTGCTGTTGTCGGTGTTGATCCGCAGCTGGCTCACCACTTCAAATTGGTTCTTGCACCAGTCCTTGATGTT contains these protein-coding regions:
- a CDS encoding type I restriction endonuclease subunit R, with the translated sequence MSISERRLEDDLISKLKDLKYTYRDDIRDKATLDANFREKFQELNRVKLSDGEFKRLIEDIIKPNVYEAARTLRNREAFIRDDGTPLNYTLVNIKDWCKNQFEVVSQLRINTDNSNHRYDVMILINGVPVVQIELKNLGISPRRAMEQIVDYKNDPGNGYSRTLLSFVQLFIVSNRTETWYFANNNARHFAFDADERFLPIYQFAEKDNTKINHLEDFADKFLAKCTLAQMISRYMVLIASEQKLMMMRPYQIYAVKAIVDCINQNSGNGYIWHTTGSGKTLTSFKASTLLKSNESIHKCLFVVDRKDLDRQTREEFNRFQENCVEENTNTASLVRRLQSDDYADKVIVTTIQKLGLALDESSKHNKRKIARGQETYKQRLEPIRDKRMVVIFDECHRSQFGETHKSIKEFFPNAQLFGFTGTPIFEQNASVKQFEGDMGSMRTTEDLFQQELHAYTITNAIEDRNVLRFHVDYFEPKGAAGKPGQALTKQAIAQAIIDKHDAATANRRFNALFATASINDAIEYVDEFKKLQKKIKADHPDYVPLKIAAVFSPPAEGDPNIKQIQEDLEQEKEDYKKDPDAKKKALQAIIADYNAAYATNHKITEFDLYYQDVQKRIKDQEFPNRDLPKKGAEKIDITIVVDMLLTGFDSKYLNTLYVDKNLKNHGLIQAFSRTNRVLNATKPYGHVLDFRNQQDNVDAAIALFSGAQTERAREIWLVDKAPVVIGQLKQAVTDLGDFMKSQGVDAAPEQVSNMKGDDARIQFVKRFKEVQRLQTQLDQYTDLTEEQRDEIGKTLPKDELRAFKGAYLETAQRLKEQQGKRTPEGDPVNTDVDQLDFEFVLFASAVIDYDYIMKLIAKFSGQDPKKLKISREQLIGLIQSDAKFMDEREEITEYVRSLKEGEALDEAAVRAGYSRFKAEKQAKEIATLAGKHGLEPEALSGFVDTILQRMIFDGEQLTDLMAPLGLGWKQRRERELALMADLVPLLNKRAQGRDISGLVAYEQESA